Proteins from a single region of Hordeum vulgare subsp. vulgare chromosome 6H, MorexV3_pseudomolecules_assembly, whole genome shotgun sequence:
- the LOC123403603 gene encoding SNF2 domain-containing protein CLASSY 3-like, whose amino-acid sequence MVSARDHGRGADPLSDSEDSRARARKRPAASSPGCSRKVKKRRRESSSGAKGHGAVAGGATRSVDGRRKNKRLEAVRRPRSHHSSDDGWLRRSGHGGGDRARRDAAPARQVGAFAASSSRSRNGDRGKVAAKHAASVVSEDSVEEGDGEEMEGTSSDDNGRFGRRVRHDAAVASRNRSRSGGRRTRTVVTDDSGDDDEDEETGSSDDNDEESRDDEEEDVMKGTNTDGDSGDSDEEEEGVMRGMNKDDESDDNEEEEDVDSEDDDDAVMRRNNEGKSKENVDVMKGKNNENNNGNSNGRCKSVEKEAGGEDDGNSTHDDSSDANADEEESNDTTQTETEEEEEEEEEEESDEAGQDRRVASSRNGETGQDSTHDDSSDANADEEESNDTTQTETETEEEEATEEEEKEESDGAGQDRRVASSRNGETGQDPRVAPSSNGEASGRTRRAVDGLPRVGRRKFEGMWLVEEADTTTPPPGRGLSKRTRSHLSCSNKKLLKLGSVTKPVLLDTSSSGSESEPEEVVPPPQPSSWAAEDGSAGEGRRPAKKKTRRCWQQIAQGGRSENDNSDDPDDDRTPPRKARKGPSSSKPKIGASNRQQTAAKAGGKTHHGSSTNPRRFFKTRAANAADGRGLQDDICFQKSSLSHRKGKRQAEEDIPANDLLASIFDGIPSYLDGSAPADAQGGGCDTMPLVFKFGEEAEVKSEHDELEDQLWEDCDFALQDVNANAHSSEEVEESQGQDIPADQKTLCSQGKHDLVTNDQIGTWCRHCPFLLEIKYVMAPMGNCSAEREPTLARELNIDIINGILTTMGYEGEYVIGSHKSGPVWNLIPGVREDMFPHQQEAFEFLWKKLAGGIDIEQVKQIVETDALSGCVISHAPGTGKTRLAITFVQSYLELFPQCFPVIIAPKGMLDTWETEFRKWNVKIPFHVLSSSDIHWHGDMTVERLASNDKEFARKLSINSIDWNYMRALKLRSWAEGSSIVGLSYSLFRNLTKGEGNDADKVRQLLFQRPDLLILDEGHTPRNKETNIWKALAKVRTKKRIILSGTPFQNSFEELHSIMRLLLPGNDEATGFLNSLKLNSITDKRVDEIRKKLDPFVHIHNGDILNKSLKGFRESVVILNPLPSQKRILAEMEKHKGSTLDLEYKISLASVHPSLVAGMKNLPEEVTSVVDQLPLERLRLKPSEGVKTRFVYEVVRLCQALKERVLVFSQFLQPLDLIMEQLRREFNWTKGKEILVMSGHVSSKTRKPLMAAFNDMESEAKVMLASTKACGEGITLVGASRVVLLDVVWNPSVGRQAVGRAYRIGQQKVVHSYNLIAEGTQEKAKYDSQTKKDQMSKMLFSSEPQPVECNPSSEFISNDRILEKMTEDENMKEMFVDILPSQWL is encoded by the exons ATGGTATCCGCGCGCGACCATGGCCGGGGGGCGGACCCTCTCTCCGATTCCGAGGATTCACGTGCGAGAGCTCGCAAGAGGCCGGCAGCCTCCTCGCCCGGTTGCTCCAGGAAGGTGAAGAAGCGGAGACGAGAGTCGTCGAGCGGAGCCAAGGGGCACGGGGCGGTGGCCGGTGGCGCGACGAGGTCTGTTGATGGACGGAGGAAAAACAAGAGACTCGAGGCAGTCCGTCGTCCTCGGTCTCATCATTCCAGCGACGATGGATGGCTCAGGAGATCCGGCCATGGGGGCGGCGACAGGGCCCGGCGTGATGCTGCGCCGGCGAGGCAGGTCGGCGCGTTTGCTGCGTCAAGCTCTCGTTCGCGTAACGGCGACCGAGGAAAAGTGGCTGCCAAGCATGCTGCATCCGTGGTTTCCGAAGATAGCGTGGAGGAAGGTGATGGTGAAGAGATGGAAGGCACCAGTTCAGATGACAACGGGAGATTCGGCCGTAGGGTCCGGCATGATGCGGCTGTTGCATCTCGTAATCGTTCACGCAGCGGCGGCCGAAGAACTAGAACTGTGGTAACTGATGACAGCGgggatgacgatgaagatgaagagaCGGGCAGTTCAGATGACAATGACGAGGAATCCcgagatgacgaggaggaggatgtaATGAAGGGGACGAACACGGATGGCGACAGtggcgatagcgacgaggaggaggagggtgtgaTGAGAGGGATGAACAAGGATGATGAAAGCGACgataatgaggaggaggaggatgttgatagcgaggatgatgatgatgctgtaaTGAGAAGGAACAACGAGGGGAAGAGCAAGGAGAATGTGGATGTGATGAAGGGGAAGAATAATGAGAACAACAATGGTAATAGCAACGGCAGATGCAAATCCGTAGAGAAGGAGGCCGGTGGGGAGGACGACGGAAACAGCACTCACGACGACAGTTCTGATGCCAATGCTGACGAAGAGGAGTCTAATGACACAACACAGACAgaaacagaggaggaggaggaggaggaagaagaagaagaatctgacgaGGCAGGGCAGGACCGGCGTGTCGCGTCTAGCCGCAACGGCGAGACAGGGCAGGACAGCACTCACGACGACAGTTCTGATGCCAATGCTGACGAAGAGGAGTCTAATGACACAACACAGACAGAGACagagacagaggaggaggaggcgacggaggaagaagaaaaagaagaatctgACGGGGCAGGGCAGGACCGGCGTGTCGCGTCTAGCCGCAACGGCGAGACAGGGCAGGACCCGCGTGTCGCGCCTAGCAGCAACGGCGAGGCCAGTGGGAGGACCCGACGAGCCGTCGATGGCTTGCCGAGAGTCGGAAGGAGGAAATTCGAGGGGATGTGGCTCGTCGAGGAGGCCGACACCACCACCCCACCTCCCGGCCGGGGTCTCAGTAAGCGGACACGGTCGCACCTGAGCTGCTCCAACAAGAAACTGCTGAAACTTGGTTCTGTAACCAAGCCGGTCCTGCTGGACACATCTTCCTCCGGCTCCGAGTCCGAGCCAGAGGAAGTCGTGCCACCGCCTCAGCCATCCAGCTGGGCGGCCGAGGACGGCAGCGCCGGCGAAGGCAGAAggccggcgaagaagaagacgagacgGTGCTGGCAGCAGATCGCCCAAGGCGGGCGCTCAGAGAATGACAACAGCGACGACCCTGACGACGACAGAACGCCGCCAAGGAAGGCCAGGAAGGGGCCGAGCTCAAGCAAGCCGAAGATTGGAGCGTCGAACCGGCAACAGACTGCTGCCAAGGCAGGTGGCAAAACCCACCATGGTTCTTCTACCAACCCACGACGCTTCTTCAAGACTCGCGCCGCGAATGCAGCAGATGGGCGCGGTCTGCAGGATGACATTTGCTTCCAGAAAAGCTCCCTGTCTCATCGCAAGGGGAAGCGTCAGGCGGAGGAAGACATCCCTGCCAATGATCTGCTCGCCTCCATATTCGATGGGATACCGAGCTACCTGGATGGCTCTGCTCCTGCCGACGCACAGGGCGGCGGCTGCGACACGATGCCTCTGGTGTTCAAGTTCGGGGAGGAAGCTGAAGTGAAATCAGAGCATGACGAGCTTGAGGATCAACTGTGGGAAGACTGCGATTTTGCCCTTCAAGATGTCAATGCCAATGCTCACAGCTCAGAGGAG GTTGAGGAGAGCCAGGGGCAAGATATTCCAGCAGACCAAAAAACTTTATGCAGTCAAGGGAAGCATGATCTCGTTACTAATGACCAAATTGGAACTTGGTGCAGGCACTGCCCCTTCCTTCTTGAAATTAAATATGTAATGGCCCCTATG GGGAATTGTTCAGCGGAAAGGGAACCAACATTGGCTCGCGAGCTGAACATTGATATTATTAATGGCATCCTAACAACAATGGGGTATGAAGGAGAGTATGTCATTGGCAGTCATAAAAGTGGCCCTGTCTGGAATCTCATTCCTGGTGTCCGAGAAGACATGTTCCCACACCAGCAGGAAGCCTTTGAATTCCTGTGGAAGAAACTGGCCGGAGGTATTGATATTGAACAGGTGAAGCAGATTGTGGAAACTGATGCTCTAAGTGGCTGTGTGATCTCTCACGCCCCAGGGACGGGGAAGACCAGATTAGCAATCACATTTGTTCAATCTTACCTCGAGCTTTTCCCACAGTGTTTTCCAGTGATCATTGCTCCTAAGGGTATGCTTGACACATGGGAAACTGAGTTCAGAAAATGGAATGTGAAGATACCTTTCCACGTACTGAGTTCCAGCGACATCCACTGGCATGGAGATATGACCGTCGAAAGACTGGCCTCGAATGATAAGGAATTTGCCCGGAAGCTGTCCATAAACAGCATTGACTGGAATTATATGCGTGCGCTGAAGTTGCGATCATGGGCTGAGGGGAGTAGCATCGTTGGACTCAGCTACTCTCTGTTCAGGAACCTCACCAAAGGAGAAGGCAATGATGCTGACAAGGTGAGGCAGCTGCTTTTTCAAAGGCCTGACTTGCTGATCCTTGATGAAGGACACACACCAAGGAACAAGGAGACCAATATTTGGAAGGCTCTTGCTAAAGTTCGTACCAAAAAGAGAATTATTTTATCCGGGACTCCATTCCAGAACAGCTTTGAAGAGCTTCATAGCATAATGCGCCTGTTACTTCCTGGTAATGATGAAGCCACGGGTTTCTTGAATTCTTTGAAACTAAACAGCATAACGGATAAAAGGGTGGATGAGATCAGAAAAAAATTGGACCCTTTTGTGCACATCCATAATGGTGACATTCTAAATAAATCCCTTAAAGGATTTAGAGAATCTGTTGTGATTCTGAATCCTTTGCCTAGCCAGAAGAGGATCCTCGCAGAGATGGAGAAACATAAGGGCAGCACTCTTGATTTGGAATACAAGATATCTCTTGCGTCCGTACATCCGTCCCTCGTCGCTGGCATGAAAAATTTGCCAGAAGAAGTAACATCTGTTGTGGACCAGCTTCCATTGGAGAGGTTACGGCTGAAGCCAAGTGAAGGAGTTAAGACGAGGTTTGTTTATGAGGTTGTGCGTCTATGTCAAGCTTTAAAAGAGCGAGTGCTTGTGTTTAGCCAGTTTCTTCAACCATTGGACTTGATCATGGAGCAGCTGAGGAGAGAGTTCAACTGGACCAAAGGCAAAGAGATCCTGGTAATGAGTGGACATGTCTCCTCAAAAACCCGCAAACCCTTGATGGCGGCCTTCAATGATATGGAGAGCGAGGCCAAGGTGATGCTTGCATCGACCAAGGCGTGTGGagaaggtatcaccctcgttggagcgTCGCGTGTGGTGCtcctcgatgttgtgtggaacccTTCTGTCGGAAGGCAGGCAGTTGGACGTGCATATCGAATTGGTCAGCAAAAGGTTGTCCATTCGTACAATTTAATCGCAGAAGGAACACAAGAGAAGGCCAAATATGACAGTCAAACTAAGAAGGACCAAATGTCCAAAATGCTGTTTTCAAGTGAGCCGCAGCCTGTGGAGTGCAACCCGTCATCTGAATTTATTTCCAATGACAGGATTTTGGAAAAAATGACAGAAGATGAAAATATGAAAGAGATGTTTGTTGATATTCTCCCGTCGCAGTGGCTATAA